In uncultured Cohaesibacter sp., a genomic segment contains:
- a CDS encoding HK97 family phage prohead protease, with amino-acid sequence MKNLHYHTASKNCDIHETEKKALPSALEAVGDDGLFEGYACLFGKEDLGHDVIRSGAFSNSLGKRGLDGIKLLYQHDPAQPIGQWLTIREDEKGLFVRGKLATEVAKAREILSMMKAGILDGLSIGFRTIRGQKDAKSGIRYLMELDLWEISVVTFPMQPDARISSVKSEQGLIACLQQDEAPFSKRELERKLMQDAGLSRSQARALMAHGLSGLSGKQDAAFFEPSYELSSLRQLTRAMLRAANN; translated from the coding sequence ATGAAAAATTTGCATTATCATACCGCTTCAAAAAACTGCGATATTCACGAGACTGAAAAAAAGGCATTGCCTTCGGCGCTGGAAGCCGTGGGGGATGACGGGCTCTTCGAGGGGTATGCCTGCCTGTTTGGCAAGGAGGATCTCGGTCATGATGTCATCCGCTCGGGGGCCTTCTCGAACAGTCTGGGCAAGCGCGGCCTTGATGGCATCAAGCTGCTCTATCAGCATGATCCTGCCCAACCCATCGGACAATGGCTGACCATCCGCGAGGATGAAAAGGGGCTGTTCGTCCGCGGCAAGCTGGCAACCGAAGTTGCCAAGGCGCGAGAGATCCTCTCGATGATGAAGGCCGGAATACTTGATGGCCTTTCTATCGGCTTTCGCACCATTCGTGGACAGAAGGATGCAAAGAGCGGCATCCGCTATCTTATGGAACTTGATTTGTGGGAAATCTCCGTTGTGACATTCCCGATGCAGCCGGACGCACGCATATCCTCGGTCAAGTCCGAGCAGGGCCTCATTGCTTGCCTTCAGCAAGATGAGGCACCCTTCAGCAAAAGAGAATTGGAACGCAAGCTCATGCAGGACGCTGGGCTCAGTCGTTCCCAGGCCCGGGCTCTCATGGCCCATGGTCTATCCGGTCTCAGCGGCAAGCAGGACGCTGCCTTTTTTGAGCCTTCATACGAGCTTTCCAGCCTGCGCCAACTGACCCGAGCCATGCTTCGGGCAGCAAATAACTAG